Proteins from a genomic interval of Papaver somniferum cultivar HN1 chromosome 4, ASM357369v1, whole genome shotgun sequence:
- the LOC113273353 gene encoding uncharacterized protein LOC113273353: MTTRMYGLMGKVVSEQQAAFLKARISVLINSGPVGFFEISRRLRQGDPLSPILFVIAEDALRRSFSNMVEENKIIPIVNIRGVHPTHILFADDVFFEARKQQIAVEYQVNLSQFPDKYLGVILHPGRVKTSIIWGVVEMLQWEETCAPLEERGLGIRRLKVINKALLMKMVWKIQTSDAEWARFMRAKFYTVNGEWISGYKKSFVWNGLKWVIDEVRQNTIWITGNGNQISVWKDAWVKEKPLEELYPNDEYIFQKANMKLDDLIIDREWLVPQRMLLYFQVNELPIISRQDDRRIWSGTMSGEFIVSSTVEVIILHYTKVDWAKNVWHPVLHPITTSNVWKLVMGVCATDEKMQAKGLGITTNFIAEVMAIVGAAEWALINNKDSLAKKGAGLERGVSQVFTSRPNFLSEMESSDKVYYRFC; encoded by the exons atgactactaggatgtatggGCTGATGGGGAAGGTTGTATCAGAGCAACAAGCTGCCTTTCTAAAAG CCAGAATATCAGTGTTGATCAATAGTGGACCTGTTGGCTTTTTTGAGATAAGTAGAAGATTGAGGCAAGGTGACCCATTGTCACCCATCCTCTTTGTCATAGCTGAAGATGCACTGCGTAGGAGCTTCAGTAATATGGTAGAGGAAAATAAAATTATACCAATAGTAAACATCAGAGGAGTGCATCCAACTCATATCTTATTTGCTGATGATGTCTTTTT TGAAGCAAGGAAGCAACAGATTGCTGTAGAATATCAGGTGAACCTTTCTCAGtttccagataaatatttgggagtAATCCTACATCCTGGAAGAGTGAAAACAAGCATTATTTGGGGAGTGGTGGAAATGCTACAG TGGGAGGAAACTTGTGCACCACTGGAGGAGAGGGGACTTGGTATAAGAAGGTTGAAAGTGATTAACAAGGCATTGTTGATGAAAATGGTGTGGAAAATACAGACTTCTGATGCAGAATGGGCCAGGTTTATGAGGGCAAAATTCTACACTGTAAATGGTGAATGGATTTCAGGGTACAAGAAATCATTTGTATGGAATGGTTTAAAGTGGGTTATTGATGAAGTGCGACAAAATACAATATGGATCACAGGCAATGGTAACCAAATCTCAGTATGGAAGGATGCTTGGGTCAAAGAAAAACCTCTTGAGGAACTGTATCCAAATGatgaatatatttttcaaaaggcTAATATGAAGTTGGATGACTTAATTATAGATAGAGAATGGCTAGTTCCTCAAAGAATGCTCTTGTATTTTCAGGTAAATGAACTCCCCATTATTTCAAGGCAAGATGATAGAAGAATTTGGTCTGGCACTATGTCTGGTGAGTTTATTGTATCATCAACAGTAGAAGTGATAATACTTCATTACACTAAGGTTGATTGGGCAAAGAATGTATGGCATCCAGTTTTACATCCTATAACTACTAGTAATGTTTGGAAACTGGTGATGGGTGTATGTGCAACTGATGAGAAAATGCAAG CTAAAGGACTAGGTATAACAACAAACTTCATTGCTGAAGTTATGGCTATTGTTGGAGCAGCAGAATGGGCATTGATAAATAATAAAG ATTCACTTGCAAAGAAGGGTGCAGGTTTGGAGAGGGGGGTGAGTCAAGTTTTTACTAGCAGACCAAATTTCTTGTCAGAAATGGAATCTTCTGACAAAGTATACTATAGGTTTTGCTAA